In the genome of Methylotenera mobilis JLW8, the window TAGAGATAAAGAGAGCTTGGAAAATAATAAGTCTGATTTGCAACAAACTTTACTAAATATAATTTTATCTTTATTCGGTCTGATAATTGCAATGACTCAATTGCTTCAAGTGCCGTGTATCGATGGATTGACGTACGACTCATCATGTGTATCGCATGACCAGAAGTTTATGTTTGCATTAGATACCGGTTCATTGGGCTATGTGCAGATAATTTTAAAGTACTGGACTCAAATTGCTTTAAGTATGCCAATAGTTATTGGAATCCTATTAATAATGGTGAATTTTTGGCGAATTGACCGTTGGTTAAATAACAATATTGGTCACAGTTGGTGGGGTGGATATATCAGATCAATTTTGGCTTTTGCTGTCAGCGACAAATGTGGGATCTTACTGGCCTTTGGATGGGTCATTATATTCGCGGTTATAATGGTATCACTTCTGATGGTTGGTTTAGGACTATTCCATCCCTCATTTTATTGATGATTACCTAGAAATAGTTCCTGGAAGTATATTTATCTATTTTGATTTCTAGATATAAATCTTGTTTATAGTCACTTGTTTACTTTCCGCACCCGGTCTATAGAGTCGGTTAATGCCGTGTGTAAATAGGAGGCTTTTTATTTAAGTGCTGTGATTGGAAACATATCTTCTATCTTATTCATATTTTGAATATTGGATAGAGTGACAGAACTAACAACCCCGCCATACTCTAGTTAAACGCTATAAGATTTTTCTTCTTTTGTAGTACATGTCGCAAGCTCGATCCAAAGGTTGCCCACATTCCCACAATAGCTAAGCGAAAGCGTTGCTATTCCAACAATTACAAATGGCCACTAGATGGAGACGCATAGGTGCTAAACGCACCTATCGCCATGATCCATGTTTTTGGGTTAGTCCACTGAAAAGTAGCTGCACTCCCAAAACTATTGGCTCTGCTGTGCGGTCAGCCTGGCTTTTTTCTTCTAGTGGTTCTGATGTCGCAATACACTGGGCTAGATCGAGCATATACGCAGCACCTACCTACTTCAAGTACCCGTAAGTACGCTAACATTGAAAAGGACAACAAGGTGTCTAAGGGCATTTAACTTTCCATTTCAATTGACTACTCTCCAGTTCAGTTTCGACATTATTGAATGTCTACTGAATTCTGGGAAGTCTAGTAAGAGCATTTATTGATTTTGTAGTGGAACCTCTCGTTAGGGAAGACGCGATAGCCGATACAATGGCTAGTAACTAAAGAAATTGAAAAAAAGGAAAAAACATGAGCGATTGGGAGTTCCTATACGAAATGCATGAGCAAGGCTATAGTTCAGAGGAAATAGCTGATGCAGCTGGCTCTGGCTTAGCTCCGTGGGAATGGCAATATATAAGTAAAGAGTGGGTCGACTCGCAACTCGAAAGCGAACAAATAGAGCATTTTAAGAGTAGAGATGGATTTCCATTTAGCACCCTTGAACAAACTGAGATATTTCATGATTTGATTGACTGTGCAGAGCGTCACTTTGAAAACACTGGTAGATATTTACAGGTTTGGGGCGAGCTCGGAGAAATTTACGCTGAAATCAAGTTTGGGCTGCGTCGCCATGGAACTCATCGAGCAGGGTCGGATGGAACAATTGATGGCAGGCTTGTAGAGGTAAAAACCATCTCACCTGAGAAAACCAGCGATCATGTCCTAGTTAAGAGTCAAGGTGACTTTGAGCGGCTGCTTATCGTTCGTATAGATCGCCATTTTCAATTCCAAGGCAAGCTTTTTGAAAGAAGCGAATTAAAAGGCGCTACAGGCAAATTCCTTAGAGGGCAACTCAAGGACGATGAGTAAAATGGATAACCAATCATTAAAGGCTTAGGCTATGTTACTAGGTTAAAACTCGTTTTTATATTCAGTCCAAGCAACTTCAAAAGCATCTATTGCTGCCCGACAAGCATTCCTATGTCGCAAATGTGATAACCATGAGTCCTTTGAGGCATTGTCATTAGGAAATTTAGTATCTCTCTTAACATCACGAGCAAAATCTCCGACCATATCATTTCTATTTGCTTGTGACAGAATCCAATTGTTAAACCCAATAATTTGCATATGCTTTACCAGTTTTTAATAGTAAAAGTTTATATGCATATTAATGCATTATCTTATGCTGGAATACATCTATTGATGATGTGTATGAGTCTCATCCGCCATTGAACTAACCAGGGCCGTGCAACGTTTGCTTATGAGATAAGAACTGCTAGCAGCTTATGCGTCAATTTCATAAGAAACTTGCAGTTTATGAGGTATATAGCTTGCAGCTTATGTTGAATACCAAATTTATAACTTATTGTTTTTATTTATTGTTAAGTAGCTCCATTTAAGTCAGCCAACATTGTTTTTTATCACTAAAAAAATATAAATACCAAGATGGACGGAGATAAACGTAGCAAGTATATAAATTTCCATCATCTCTGCACGCCCTAAGATTGTGATATTTCTTTTCAGGGGGAGTTTCTAGGTACGCATAACCAGAAAGTTCGTTAACCAAAAAATAGAGGACACGTGGTTTTTCCCGAACTTTGCTTCTTATACTCTGAATCTCTGCTTGTTCCAGCAGGAGGCGATATTCAACCCACCGATCATTGCTCAAACCCACATTACGTTCACCTATTCCTTTTTGGGATTCTGGCACAATCCTATAGAACTCTGGATTCATAATTGACAAACTACGATCAACCCTTTGCATTTCTTCCAGTCGTTGCATAGCAGGCAATCGATTACTGAACTTTTCGCGCATCTCGGCTTCTTTCTCAAATCCTGAGGACAGAGTTAGTACGAGTAAATAAAAAAATCCTTTTAATAAACCTACAACAAGAACGAATCCGATCAACACCAATAATCCTCTTCGGGTATAGCAGCTTACGGTACGGTGCATGTTATTAAATTTAAACGATTTCACGTTAACCTTTCTACGTACATTTGTGTGAACAATTGAAGTGTATGTCACGCCGAATATCTTTGTTAGCCAAATAAGGTGGGCATATTATGCCAACGCGTAACACTCTAAATTTTCACTATTCCTTTTCGTCCATCGGCGAGTTTCTTTCTTTTGCTTAGCCAAAAGAAAGAAACCAAAGAAAAGGCTACCCCCTACCGCTTGTTTCCTATATTTCGTTAAATACTGGGTGGCAAGCTATAACCGTGAAGGTCATCCCATCATCACGAATTGCTAAAGCAATTGTTCTTATGTGAAAACTCGCTTTGCTCAAGCAGTCGCTTGCCGAAAGCTCCCAGCATTTAACAAAATATAGACGCGGAAGACAAGGGGCTTTAGGGCTATGTGGATGCTGCACCTGTTAAGCCAAAGTAGTATATCCCGCGTAAGCGGGCATGGCAGCCTAGTAGAGAGCGTATCTTAATATGCCAAATCTATCGCATTTTTTGTTGTGAGAAACTATCTCCTGTTTGGGCATTCAAATAGATTATTAAGTAGGAAATCTAAAGGTTGTCATAGAAATTTTTAGATGTGGTTTTAATTTCGCAGGCTTGTTAGGGTGGATGGTTAGTGATGATGGATTTTAATGCCTCGCCCGAAAGGAGAAGTTAAATGTCCAAAATGCGTATTGTTTTACCACTTGCAATCTTGTTAGTTGCTGGCTGTGTGGTTACTCCCGCAGATAGAGTGGTCGTAGCACCGGCTTTGCCTGTCGTTGTGGAGTTTGGTGCTGAGCCTTACTATTATCAACAAGGCTATTACTATTATTACGATAACCACTACTGGCGTTATTCAAATTCACGAGCAGGGCCTTGGTTAGACTTACCTCGCAGCCATTACCCTAAAGAAATCAGATATAGAGGTCGTGGCGGTGATGGCAGAGACCGAGATGGTGACAGAGATAGATACAGAGACCATGATCATGATGGCGGCTACCGCGAACGAGGCGGGTATTAATATGGCCTTTTTCTCAACGGCGTTCTGAGTAAAATAACGCATGTTAAGCCGCTAATTAGCGGCTTTTCTTATTTATTAGGCTCAAGTTCTTATCTGGCTAATGGTCAGGTCAATATAAACAGCATGAGCCAGTTGGCTTACTTAGTCTCCACCGCCGTTGCCATCATTAAGGGTTGTTTAATTGCCGATGTTTGGAGCTCAGTTGGCAGCCATCCACCACCAAGCGCCTTGAATGCAGCAACAGCTGATCTGGCAGATTCAGTTTGTGCTTGGGCTTTTGCATCTGAAATTTTCAATAAATTTTCATCAGCGTGTAGCACTTCAATTAAGCTCACTACACCTCTTTGATACGCGATAAAGGATGATTCACGCGCTTGACTCATTGATTGCTCTCCTCGCGCCAATGATGCTGTTTGCTGCTCACGCTTCACTAATGCAGAAATGGCGTTCTCTACATCTTCAGCCGCGCGTAGTGTTGATTGTCGGTAAGCTGCCAAAGTCTCTGCTTCTTGACCTTTTGCGTGGTCAATTTGTGCATCAATGCGGCCAAAATCAAACAAGCGCCAACGTAGGCCAATCACGCCTGCGGCCTGATTGGCAGCGCTACTAAATAAATTGCCACCAGAAATGGCGGTTGCACTGCCAATCAAGAGGCTGAGAGCCACCTTGGGATAGTACTCAGAGATGGCTTGACCAATTTTTGCATTGGCGATGGCTAATTTTCGTTCTGCAACGATGAGGTCTGGCCTACGTTGCAACAAATCGGCTGGAGAGCCTACAGATGCAATTTGAGGCGCAGCTGGAATAGGTTTAAATGTACTTAGTTCAGATCTGTATTTGCCGGGCGCAGCGCCTAGCATCACATCAAGCGCATTCATCGCCACATCAAGACCAGCTTCTAATACGGGAATAGTCGCTTCAACTTGGGCAACCGCCGCTTCCGCCTGTTGTACTTGCAGCTTAGGAGCTAGCCCTCTGGAATGGAGTATATTGACCTTAGTCACGAGTTGCTGCTGTGTTTCGAGTTGTTTTTTTGCAATATCTAAACGAGATTGTAAGCCACGGATGGTGATGTAAGTATCAGCCGTTTGCGCCGCCACCGCCAAGCGCGTTGCAACAGCGCCAGCCTTTGCTGCTTGATATTCAGCTAAGGCAGCGTTTTGTTCACGCTTTAACCCGCCAAAAATATCCAATTCCCAGCTAGCGTTAAAGTTCGCCTCATATAGATTGGCATCTCGGTTATAGCCGGGGGTTGCATTGAGAAGCTGTCCTAATGGGGACTCCAATGACTGATGGTTGCGAATGGTTTGAGCACTGATATTGCCAGAGGGGATTAATGCTGCATGTGCGGCACTAAGTCCGGACTTTGCCTGCTGGATTCTGGCTTGTGCCTGCGCAATATCGAAGTTTTGCGCTAATGCTAGTGCTACAAATTGCGTTAATTGCGGATCACCAAATCCCTCCCACCATTTCGCAAAATCAGCATTCGTGGTGGCTTTACGGTTATCCAGCGCAACTTGCCCTAGATAATGATCAGGTAACGATGCGTCCACTTTTTTATATTCTGGCCCAACGGCGCAGCTGCTGAGAATTCCAGCGCTTAATAAAAGTGGAATAAAACGAAAGGTAGGCATAATAATCCTTGAACTTATCAATTAAAGTTGTGACTATATTACAATACGGTCACTTATTGTCAATCCCCCAAAGTCAATGTATGCTACAAATATGATTAAAAAACTAGAAAACAACTTACGTGGTCCATCGGAACATAATGTCCGCGATCAGATAGTGGAAGCGGCGGCTGAGTACTTTAGCCGTTATGGGTATGAAAAGACCACCGTTTCCGATCTCGCTAAATCCATCGGCTTTTCTAAAGCCTATATCTACAAATTCTTTGCTACAAAACAAGCGATAGGTGAGGTGATTTGTTCCAACACCTTGAGTGCTATTTTGAAAGCAGTAGATGAAGCGATGGCGGGCTCTCCCACAGCATCAGAGCGGCTAAGACGCATGTTTAAAGCGGTTGTGGAGGCAAGTTCACAGTTGTTCTTTGAGGATCGTAAGCTCTATGATATTGCTGCATCAGCAGCGGGTGAGCAATGGCAGTCTTGCACTAATTACCATGAACAAATTAAAAAAATCATTTTAGAAATCGTGCATGAAGGACGTGTGACGGGAGAGTTTGAGCGTAAGACTCCGGTCGATGAAACCGTGAATGCAATCTATTTGGTTATACAGCCATATGGCAATCCATTATTGCTCCAGCATAATCTGCACTTGGCTGAGCATGCCCCTATCATTCTCTCTAACTTAATATTAAGAAGTTTGTCCCCATAAATTATTTAGTGACTATTGACATATTTAGTCACTAGTATCAGAATGCGAGTTACTACTATTAGGGAGTAACTCGTATGCTTAGCCGTAAACTTATTTCAGCCAGTGTCATTGGTCTATCCGCAATGTCACTGTTCGCGTGCAGTGAAAAAACACCTGATGACCCACGCACTCAAATTCCCTTAGTTAAAACGACAACGGTTAATGTCGCCTCTGAAGCTTCGCGCTCTTTTACCGGTGTCGTTGCTGCTAGGGTTCAGAGTGATTTGGCATTTCGTGTTTCGGGAAAAATACTGGAGCGCCTGGTTGATTCAGGGCAGCAAGTGAAGCGTGGCCAACCATTGTTTCGTATTGATCCCAATGACCTCAAGTTAACAGCGCTAAGTCAGAAAGAGGTTGTCATGGCCGCAAAGGCGCGTGCAGACCAAACTGCCGAGGATGAAATAAGGCACCGAGGCTTAGTAGAAGCAGGGGCAGTTTCCGCTTCCGTCTATGATCAAATAAAATCGGCGGCTGATTCTGCAAAAGCACAATTAAAAGCAGCTGAATCACAAGCTGATGTAGCAAAAAATGCATCTAATTATGCAGTATTGGTTGCCGATGCGGATGGTGTGGTGGTTGAAACGCTGGCAGAACCCGGGCAAGTAGTGAACGCCGGGCAGGCGGTGGCGCGTGTGGCGCATGCCGGTAAGCGTGAAGCCATTGTGCATTTACCGGAAACCTTACGACCAGCATTAGGAACAGTGGCACAAGCAAAGCTATATGGCAATGGCAGCAAAACCGTACCAGCTAAACTCAGGCAGCTTTCTGAATCCGCAGATGCGCTTTCTCGAACATATGAAGCCAGATACACACTGAGCGAAGGCTTGGCAGATGCGCCACTGGGGTCGACGGTCACAATTCAGCTAAATGAAAGTGGTTCTACAGCTGCCACTAGTATTGAAGTACCTATCGGAGCGATATTCGATTCAGGTAAAGAGTCAGGCGTCTGGGTGGTTGAAGGTAAACCATTACATGTGAGCTGGCGTCCAGTAAAACTAATCAGCATCAGTGAGGAATCAGCACGCATAGACAGTAACCTTAAATTGAATGAGCAAATCGTTGCGCTTGGCGCTCACCTTCTGCACCAAGGTGAAAAAGTGAGGGTGGCGACTGATAGCGACCTCGGTGCTGATTTGAAAAGTGGAGAAGAAAAATGAGCGGATTTAACCTATCCGCACTTGCGGTGCGCGAACGCGCTATCACGCTGTTTCTGATATTTTTGATTTCGATTGCCGGCATACTTGCTTTCTTTCAACTTGGGCGTGCTGAAGACCCGCCATTCACGATCAAGCAAATGACGGTAGTGACAGCATGGCCAGGTGCAACGGCTCAGGAGATGCAGGATCAGGTCGCTGAGCCATTGGAAAAGCGCCTGCAAGAACTCAAGTGGTACGACCGTGCGGAAACCTTCACACGCCCTGGTTTAGCTTTCACCATGGTTTCGTTTCTAGACAGTGCTCCACCTTCTGAAGTGAAAGAAGAGTTCTATCAGGCACGTAAAAAGCTCGGAGACGAAGCTAAAAAATTGCCTAATGGGGTCATTGGCCCAATGCTCAACGATGAGTATGCGGATGTAACATTTGCTCTATTTTCCCTGAAAGCCAAAGGCGAGCCACAGCGACTGCTTGTACGCGAAGCTGAGAAACTGCGTCAGCAATTGCTGCACGTAAAAGGCGTTAAGAAAGTCAATATTATTGGCGAGCAGTCCGAGCGCATTTTCGTGTCATTCTCCCATGACCGTTTGGCTACCTTGGGGATTACCCCGCAAGAGATTTTTGTTGCTCTGAACAACCAAAATGTTCTGACACCAGCTGGTTCTATTGAGACTAAAGGCCCACAAATATTTGTTCGCGTTGATGGTGCGTTGGAGAGTTTGGAGAAAATTCGACAAACCCCAATCGTTGCAAAAGGCCGTACCTTGAAGTTATCGGATATTGCAGCCGTTGAGCGTGGCTATGAAGACCCCGCCACTTTTTTAGTGCGCAATAACGGAGAACCGACGCTCTTACTTGGCGTGGTGATGCGAAACGATTGGAATGGCCTTGATTTGGGTAAGGCGCTTGAATCAGAAGTGTCTAACATCAACACTGAACTGCCTTTGGGCATGACGCTGACTAAAGTGACCGATCAGTCTGTCAACATCAGTTCAGCGGTAGATGAGTTCATGGTGAAGTTCTTTGTGGCTTTGCTTGTAGTGATGGTGGTGTGTTTTGTTAGCATGGGCTGGCGTGTTGGCCTCGTAGTGGCTGCAGCGGTGCCACTGACATTGGCTATCGTGTTCATCATTATGGCTGCGTCTGGCAAAAACTTCGACCGCATTACGCTGGGTTCACTGATTCTTGCGCTTGGGTTGTTGGTGGATGATGCCATTATCGCTATCGAGATGATGGTGGTGAAGATGGAGGAGGGCTACAGCCGCGTTGCAGCTTCTGCTTATGCTTGGAGCCATACTGCCGCCCCCATGCTTTCCGGTACGTTGGTCACAGCGGTTGGTTTTATGCCCAACGGTTTTGCTCGCTCTACAGCTGGCGAATACACCAGCAACATGTTTTGGATTGTCGGCATCGCGCTTATCGCATCCTGGGTGGTGGCAGTGGTATTTACTCCATATCTTGGTGTCAAACTTTTGCCGGATTTCAAGAAGATTGAAGGCGGTCACGATGCCATTTATGACACGCCTCGCTATAACCGATTCCGCCAAATATTGGGGCACATCATTGCCCGTAAATGGGTGGTGGCTGGCACGGTGGTGAGTCTTTTTGTTGTAGCGATCCTTGGCATGGCAGTGGTGAAGAAACAGTTTTTCCCTACCTCTGATCGCCCTGAAGTGCTGATTGAGTTACAAATGCCATATGGCACCTCCATTACGCAAACAAGTGCTGCAACAGCCAAGGTCGAAGCTTGGCTAGCTAAGCAGCAGGAAGCTAGGGTAGTGACCGCTTACATCGGTCAAGGCGCACCTCGATTCTTTTTGGCAATGTCTCCTGAGTTGCCTGATCCCTCATTCGCCAAGATTGTGGTGCTCGCGGGTAATGACAAAGAGCGGGAAGCCATTAAGCTAAGGTTGCGTCGCGCTATTGCGGATGGGTTAGCGCCTGAGGCACAGGTGCGTGTTACCCAAATCGTATTCGGACCGCCTTCACCATATCCTGTGGCTTACCGTGTGATGGGTCCTGACCCAGACCAGTTGCGCTTAATTGCAAATGAAGTCGCAGGTGTGATGCGCGCCAGCCCTATGATGCGCACGGTCAATACAGACTGGGGTACAAAAGTACCAACTCTGTATTTCAAACTGGATCAGGACCGACTTCAGGCCGTGGGATTGACCTCAAACGCTGTATCGTCGCAGTTGCAGTTTTTGTTAAGTGGCGTCTCCATTACTGAGGTGCGTGAGGATATTCGTTCTGTGCAGGTAGTAGGGCGCGCTGCTGGCGATATCCGTATTGATCCGGCCAAAATCAGTGGGTTTACATTGATCGGATCGGCAGGGCAGCGCATTCCATTGACACAAGTAGGTGTGGTTGAAGTGCAAATGGAGGACCCTATACTCAGACGCAGAGACCGCACGCCGACCATTACTGTCCGTGGCGACATCGACGAAAGTTTGCAACCACCGGATGTGTCGAGTGCTATGTTGATGCAGTTGCAACCGATTATTGATAAGTTGCCTGCTGGCTACAGAATTGAGCAGGCCGGTTCTATCGAGGAGTCAGAAAAGGCTAGCACGGCAATGTTGCCTCTGTTCCCGATAATGATCGCGCTCACCCTGCTGATTATCATCTTGCAAGTGCGTTCGATTGCGGCCATGGTCATGGTGTTTCTGACCAGTCCGCTAGGGCTTATCGGTGTGGTACCGACGCTCCTGCTGTTCCAGCAGCCTTTCGGTATCAATGCCTTGGTTGGTTTGATTGCACTATCTGGCATCCTAATGCGAAATACACTTATTTTGATTGGACAGATACGTGAAAACGAAGAAGCGGGGTTAGATCCTTTTAATGCGGTTGTAGAAGCGACTGTGCAACGTGCAAGACCAGTGATCTTAACTGCCTTAGCCGCAATCCTGGCATTTATACCGCTGACGCATTCAGTTTTCTGGGGAACGCTTGCTTATACGCTGATTGGTGGGACGTTTGCGGGAACGATTCTTACGCTCATGTTCTTACCGGCCATGTATTCCATCTGGTTCAAGATTAAACCAGCCCCAGTTAGCAGTTCATCTATCGTCAAACCCACCCATTAGAAAGGAATAATCATGTCACCCTCCAAAGTAGTTCTTGTCACTGGCGTATCATCAGGTATTGGGCGCACTGTCGCTAAAAAATTGGCTGAGCAGAACTGTCTAGTATTTGGCACCGTTCGTAACCTGAGTAAATCTCAAGCTATTCCCGGTGTCGTGCTTATCGAAATGGATGTACGAGACGAAGCATCGATAACCAGAGGAATCGAAACGATTATTTCTCAAGCTAAGCGTATCGATGTACTGGTGAATAGTGCAGGCGTAACCCTGCTAGGAGCCGCTGAGGAAACATCGATGGCGGAAGCACAGTCACTGTTCGACACTAACTTTTTCGGACTATTGCGCACAATTAAGGCCGTGTTGCCACATATGCGTCATCAGCGTTCAGGCCGAATTGTCAACGTCAGTTCAGTGTTGGGTTTTCTACCTGCGCCTTACATGGCGCTCTATTCGGCTTCTAAGCATGCCATTGAAGGACTATCTGAGTCTCTAGACCACGAAGTACGCCAGTTTGGCATCCGCGTTTCATTGATCGAACCATCTTTTACTAAAACTAATTTGGATTTAAATGCGCCACAAACTGTAGAGAGAATTTCTGACTACAGTAAAGAGCTAAGTATCGTTTCGAAAGCAATTCAAAACAACGTACAAAAGGCGCCGATGCCAAATCAAGTCGCAGACACAATAGTTAAAGCTTCTTTAGGTGCATGGAAGATGCGTCATACGCCTAAAGGCGAAGCGTCACTTTTGGCTAAATTGCGTCGTTTTATGCCAGCTGCCCCAGTTGAGAAAGGATTAAGAAAAACGTTTGGACTTGCTTGATTAAATCCAAAATTGTCATTAAGCCAACTAGCGTGGGCATCTATATGCTCACGCTTAACATTAGATATTCACCATTCACTTTCGCCCTTCAGTGACATTCTTCTTTAGCTTGTTCAAAAGTAGCCAAATAAAGAACTGCTCCTTATCGCATGGATCATGTTCTTCTCAGCGTCATGGCCGTTCAGTATGTCTCGTAAGAATGTTTGATCAATCTTAATAAGATGGTAGGCTGTTTTTTATATAAGTAATTGAAAAAAAGCAGTTACCCATTACAATCGACCTAAAATTGTTTTTAAGAAAAACTCCACAATGATAGACGGTCTAGTACAAATCTTAATCTGGCAAGGGATGGGCGAGTTAATCTCCAGATTCTTTATTCCTGATATTCCGGGGCCAGTGATTGGCTTGCTGTTATTACTCAGCTTTTTGGTCATTAAAGGCGAGGTTAACCAGCCGTTGGGGATGGTGGCTGATACTTTCCGTCAACACTTGGGTTTACTCTTTGTGCCTGCATCTGTGGGCGTTGTGTTGTTTTTACCCGACCTCAAAACGCATGGATTAGCGGTCACTTTGGCGTTGTTAGTGAGCGTGGTGCTGACTATTGCCGTCACCGCATTGGTGCTTAAGCTTTTCTGGAAAGCGACCCATGACGAATAACCGCTTACCAATCTCTGAAATTTGGGTGTATCTTTCGGGCGATCCATTATTTGCGCTGGTGCTCACGTTAGCGACTTACCAGCTAGGTTACATGATTTACGTTAAAGTGAATCGCCACCCTGTATTTAGCCCTGTCGCCATTTCGGTGTTGCTGATTACTTGCATTATTTCCTTGATGAACATGCCTTACCAAAAATACTTTGAAGGCGCGCAGTTTGTGCATTTTCTATTGGGTACAGCAACGGTGGCATTAGCCGTGCCCATTTATCGAGGCTTTAATGATTTAAAAGGTAAGTTATTCCCCATTACACTAGCATTAACCATTGGCAGTGCGGTGTCGATTTTTGTAGGGGTGGTTATCGCGAAAAGCATGGGTGCTGGTAGTACGATAGTTGGCAGCATGTATGCAAAATCTGTCACCGCGCCCATTGCTATGGGTATTGCCGAGCGCATTCATGTCTCACCCACCCTCACGGCGGTGTTTACGGTGATTACAGGGATGTTGGGTTCTATTTTAGCGCCGTATATTTTTAACGCGCTCAATATCAAACATTGGTGGATGCGCGGCACTGCGATTGGTGTGGGGGCACATGGTTTAGGCATTACCCGTGCGTTTAGCGTTAATGATGAAGCTGGCACGTATGCGAGTATGGCAATGGGCTTAAATGGCGTATTGAGCGCCGTGTTATTACCATTTATTATTGGGTATATTCGTACCTAGATTTATAGAATTAAGCTCACTCTAATCTAGTGATTCCTGCCAAAGCCTTGTAGCTAAGAAGGCTAGACATGGTGCTTGAACGTTAACAATTGGTCGTTACAGCAGTTCTTCCACGTGTTTTTTAATATTTTCTGCAATCTTCTTGGTAGGTAAATCGTTATCGTCATTACCAAATGGGTCTTCAATTTCCTCGGCAATCAGTTCTAAGCTAGCAAGCACATAGAAAATAAACACGACAATCGGAATCACGTAATAGCCCAAGCTTAATACATATCCAAATGGTAGTGTCATCACGTAAAAGAAGATGAATTTTTTAATAAACGCGCTATAAGAGTAGGGGATCGGCGTGTTTTTAATGCGTTCGCAGACACCGCAAACGCCGGTAAATGAATCAAGTTCGTCTTTAATGAGGTAGAGCTGGTCACCGGTTATTTTCCCTGTGGTGTAGAGCTCATTGGCTTTTTGGAACAGGATTTTAGCCACTTGGTTAGGGCT includes:
- a CDS encoding CidA/LrgA family protein, with protein sequence MIDGLVQILIWQGMGELISRFFIPDIPGPVIGLLLLLSFLVIKGEVNQPLGMVADTFRQHLGLLFVPASVGVVLFLPDLKTHGLAVTLALLVSVVLTIAVTALVLKLFWKATHDE
- a CDS encoding LrgB family protein; its protein translation is MTNNRLPISEIWVYLSGDPLFALVLTLATYQLGYMIYVKVNRHPVFSPVAISVLLITCIISLMNMPYQKYFEGAQFVHFLLGTATVALAVPIYRGFNDLKGKLFPITLALTIGSAVSIFVGVVIAKSMGAGSTIVGSMYAKSVTAPIAMGIAERIHVSPTLTAVFTVITGMLGSILAPYIFNALNIKHWWMRGTAIGVGAHGLGITRAFSVNDEAGTYASMAMGLNGVLSAVLLPFIIGYIRT